In Halorubellus sp. JP-L1, one DNA window encodes the following:
- a CDS encoding permease, which produces MPTEDIEEDESAGDVPDNVLYDLYERYVGEPEEDTDVYLGFGLFFTGVGMGVLALVLTVVSFGVLEHGTDAYWLWSEYAFATGMLALPALITGVVVLLPVEDRAVYAAGTGAFINLIAVGWFWTAYPGSWNEGGTGTTLAVVGLYAIGLLLVVGSTGAALIADQLERHQQPGPADIQPMEEDEDEDDTISDAEIEADIEDAMSDVELSWGGVERSENRNLSFSSDADMEGTTLSGGMAKTTRSSGVDSQIDSLKAMKGGEKKTARSESTVDDQTSKLKELRERRKREQAEKDAAAGGSGTGGVAAKNEGVWTRVKRALGLA; this is translated from the coding sequence ATGCCTACCGAGGACATCGAGGAGGACGAGTCCGCGGGCGACGTCCCGGACAACGTCCTCTACGACCTCTACGAGCGATACGTCGGCGAACCCGAGGAGGACACGGACGTCTACCTCGGGTTCGGCCTGTTCTTCACGGGCGTCGGGATGGGCGTCCTGGCGCTGGTGCTCACCGTCGTTAGCTTCGGCGTACTGGAGCACGGAACGGACGCGTACTGGCTGTGGTCGGAGTACGCGTTCGCGACCGGGATGCTCGCGTTGCCGGCGCTCATCACGGGCGTCGTCGTCCTCCTGCCCGTTGAGGACCGCGCGGTGTACGCCGCCGGAACGGGTGCCTTCATCAACCTGATTGCCGTCGGCTGGTTCTGGACGGCGTACCCGGGATCGTGGAACGAGGGCGGGACGGGGACGACGCTCGCCGTCGTCGGCCTGTACGCGATCGGGCTGTTGCTCGTCGTCGGGTCGACTGGCGCGGCGCTCATCGCGGACCAGCTGGAGCGCCACCAGCAACCGGGGCCTGCCGACATCCAGCCGATGGAGGAGGACGAGGACGAAGACGACACCATTTCGGACGCGGAGATCGAGGCCGACATCGAGGACGCGATGTCGGACGTCGAGCTGTCCTGGGGTGGCGTCGAGCGCTCGGAGAACCGGAACCTGAGCTTCAGTTCGGACGCGGACATGGAGGGGACGACGCTCTCCGGTGGGATGGCGAAGACGACGCGGTCCTCGGGCGTCGATTCACAGATCGATTCGCTGAAGGCGATGAAGGGCGGCGAGAAGAAGACGGCGCGCTCCGAGTCGACGGTCGACGACCAGACGTCGAAGCTGAAGGAACTCCGCGAGCGTCGGAAGCGCGAACAGGCGGAGAAGGACGCCGCAGCTGGCGGCAGTGGCACCGGGGGTGTCGCGGCGAAGAACGAGGGCGTGTGGACCCGCGTGAAGCGAGCGTTAGGACTGGCCTAG
- a CDS encoding multiprotein bridging factor aMBF1, translating into MVQCEMCGADTSDPKTVKVEGAELDVCSECADFGTEVKTQQKSSTSTKYSTGSSSSSSSSSSGRSSGSSGSSSGSQRRRDMFDDMGELAQDYDERIRQAREKKGLSQADLANELNEKASLIRKIERGDTLPSDSVQSKLESGLGIDLDAGGSSAEDEDWDGGSSTTTTLGDVVKRKD; encoded by the coding sequence ATGGTTCAGTGCGAGATGTGTGGTGCCGATACGTCGGACCCGAAGACGGTGAAGGTCGAAGGCGCCGAACTGGACGTCTGTTCGGAGTGCGCCGACTTCGGAACGGAAGTGAAGACTCAGCAGAAATCGAGCACGTCCACGAAGTACTCCACGGGGTCCTCGTCGTCGAGCTCTTCCTCGTCGAGCGGTCGCTCCTCCGGGTCGTCGGGCTCCTCGAGTGGGAGTCAACGCCGCCGGGACATGTTCGACGACATGGGCGAACTCGCCCAGGACTACGACGAACGGATTCGTCAGGCTCGCGAGAAGAAGGGCCTGAGTCAGGCCGATCTCGCGAACGAACTCAACGAGAAGGCGAGTCTCATCCGGAAGATCGAGCGCGGCGACACGCTCCCGAGCGATAGCGTCCAGTCGAAACTCGAGAGCGGACTCGGCATCGACCTCGACGCCGGCGGGTCCTCTGCGGAGGACGAGGACTGGGACGGCGGGTCGTCGACGACGACGACGCTCGGTGACGTCGTCAAGCGGAAGGATTAG
- a CDS encoding AI-2E family transporter: MDARTAFAWVLVAVLAVTTWLIIQPFLGWLLFTGLLAFVLLPVHRRLADRVGERPSAGLLTVLVVVLVAIPFGVALNALVGSSLDLTALVAEFRSPDDLERTLERSVGVSIPLGSWLSAASDSLAGFLRNRASGIVQTGFHTVVGILLLLLVLYYLLVDGESLVDWLQQTSPLDAEVNDVLFDSVHDTTWAVLKGHVLVAFVQGFVAGISLFVTGVPRAGLLTVAMMVLAIVPIIGVAPVLAGAILYLFADGQVLAAGFVFVWGFTAVAVTDDYLRAYVIEEESGLHTATVLVGVTGGTYLFGAIGLFVGPIFMGLFKTTVEVLGEHYDVRDDR; encoded by the coding sequence ATGGACGCTCGGACGGCGTTTGCCTGGGTGCTCGTCGCTGTACTGGCCGTGACCACCTGGTTGATCATCCAGCCGTTCCTCGGCTGGCTCCTCTTCACCGGGCTCCTCGCGTTCGTCCTCCTCCCAGTCCATCGCCGGCTCGCCGACCGGGTCGGGGAACGACCGTCGGCCGGGCTCCTGACCGTGCTCGTCGTCGTCCTCGTCGCGATTCCCTTCGGTGTCGCCCTGAACGCGCTCGTGGGGAGCAGTCTCGACCTCACCGCGCTCGTCGCCGAGTTCCGCAGCCCCGACGACCTGGAGCGCACGCTCGAACGATCCGTCGGCGTCTCGATCCCGCTCGGGTCGTGGCTGAGCGCGGCGAGCGACAGCCTGGCGGGATTCCTCAGGAATCGCGCGTCCGGCATCGTCCAGACTGGCTTCCATACCGTCGTCGGCATCCTCCTCCTCCTGCTCGTGCTCTACTACCTCCTCGTGGACGGCGAATCGCTCGTCGACTGGCTCCAGCAGACGAGTCCACTCGACGCCGAGGTGAACGACGTCCTGTTCGACTCCGTCCACGACACGACGTGGGCCGTCCTCAAGGGCCACGTGCTCGTCGCGTTCGTCCAAGGGTTCGTCGCCGGCATCAGCCTCTTCGTCACCGGCGTCCCCAGGGCCGGCCTCCTCACGGTCGCGATGATGGTGCTCGCCATCGTCCCCATCATCGGCGTCGCGCCCGTCCTCGCCGGTGCGATCCTCTACCTCTTCGCCGACGGCCAGGTGCTCGCTGCGGGGTTCGTCTTCGTGTGGGGGTTCACGGCGGTCGCGGTCACCGACGACTACCTCCGCGCGTACGTCATCGAGGAGGAGTCGGGGCTGCACACCGCCACCGTCCTCGTCGGCGTCACCGGCGGCACGTACCTGTTCGGCGCGATCGGGCTCTTCGTCGGTCCGATCTTCATGGGGCTGTTCAAGACGACCGTCGAGGTACTCGGCGAGCACTACGACGTCCGCGACGACAGGTGA
- the hflX gene encoding GTPase HflX, whose protein sequence is MQESHSRLDGSEAIVVARSETDRPDPTEITRLAEAAGFAVADAVTQRRREDPGTWIGRGKAEALAERARDLGVDVVVFDGGLDPGQYADLVDLLPDGVEPVDRYRLVLDVFADGTGDERAALQVEAARLSYVLPRLRRITKVSQLSKAVEKGNPILDVEARIDRIENQLADIAERAAERRESRRASGLGLVAIAGYTNAGKTTLLHRLADDLSLADADAEHADLTDSTPIEDRLFVTLETITRQGTLDDLDVAYTDTVGFVDALPHDLVESFSATIDEAASADVTLLVVDATDDPERLREKVSTSVDAMGDTEGPVVGVLNKVDAVDGQTASAERRDTLAEFVDDVVAVSALEGTGVERLEERVREALPTETATLSLPNDGDGHRLLSWLHDHASVDAVEYGSTVTVRLSARPSVVERARARVADLG, encoded by the coding sequence ATGCAAGAATCACACTCACGACTCGACGGTAGCGAAGCGATCGTCGTCGCGCGAAGCGAGACGGACCGACCGGACCCGACCGAGATAACGCGCTTAGCGGAAGCCGCGGGGTTCGCGGTCGCCGACGCGGTCACCCAGCGGCGCCGCGAGGACCCCGGGACCTGGATCGGCCGTGGAAAGGCCGAAGCACTCGCCGAGCGCGCTCGCGACCTCGGCGTCGACGTCGTCGTCTTCGACGGCGGCCTCGACCCCGGCCAGTACGCCGACCTCGTCGACCTCCTCCCCGACGGCGTCGAGCCAGTCGACCGGTACCGACTCGTCCTCGACGTGTTCGCCGACGGCACCGGCGACGAACGCGCCGCGCTCCAGGTGGAGGCCGCGCGGCTCTCGTACGTGCTGCCGCGACTCAGACGCATCACGAAGGTATCGCAACTGTCGAAGGCCGTCGAGAAGGGCAACCCCATCCTCGACGTCGAGGCCCGCATCGACCGCATCGAGAACCAGCTCGCCGATATCGCGGAGCGCGCCGCGGAACGCCGCGAATCCCGGCGCGCGAGCGGCCTCGGCCTCGTCGCAATCGCGGGGTACACGAACGCCGGGAAGACGACGCTCCTCCATCGGCTCGCCGACGACCTGTCGCTCGCGGACGCCGACGCCGAGCACGCGGACCTCACCGACTCGACGCCCATCGAGGATCGACTGTTCGTCACGCTGGAGACCATCACGCGCCAGGGGACGCTCGACGACCTGGACGTCGCGTACACGGACACCGTCGGGTTCGTGGACGCGCTCCCCCACGACCTCGTCGAGTCCTTCAGCGCGACGATAGACGAGGCCGCGAGCGCGGACGTCACGCTACTCGTCGTCGACGCGACCGACGACCCGGAGCGCCTCCGCGAGAAGGTCTCGACGTCCGTCGACGCCATGGGTGACACCGAGGGCCCCGTCGTCGGCGTCCTGAACAAGGTCGACGCCGTCGACGGCCAGACCGCCAGCGCGGAGCGACGAGACACACTCGCCGAGTTCGTCGACGACGTCGTCGCGGTCAGCGCACTCGAGGGCACCGGCGTCGAACGGCTCGAGGAACGCGTCCGGGAGGCGCTCCCGACCGAGACCGCGACGCTTTCGCTCCCGAACGACGGCGACGGCCACCGACTGCTCTCCTGGCTGCACGACCACGCGAGCGTCGACGCCGTCGAGTACGGGTCCACCGTGACGGTCCGACTGAGCGCCCGACCGAGCGTCGTCGAGCGGGCACGCGCTCGCGTCGCCGACCTCGGGTAA
- a CDS encoding GMC family oxidoreductase codes for MSPASSGDGAGTGDVDDGGVGDGRDRRASERVDVCVVGAGPAGGLVADRLASAGHDVVVLEAGPRFDPADRVAQVERAIRPSYHPDEVWEMGGERDAYTSSGEKGYPLNAARVKGVGGSTLHWQGMVFRLHERDFDEHARAAGVDPWPIAYDDLRPYYATAEDELGVAGTAGDNPFAPPREDPYPMPGFPPSYSDSLFAEACDALEVAMHTVPNARNSETRDGRPACQGWGTCKPVCPSGAKYDATVHVERAAEVGARVVDHAPVQRLEHDSGGDAVTAAVYATPDGEEHRQEAREFVLAAGGVEIPRLLLLSASERYPRGLANTSGLVGKYFHEHLFAGMGGTLDEPTRQNHVGFLTSETHQFYDDADADRGPFKLEFLNYAGPSPVELALGADSFGDDLLEELRASYGNAIAMGGLAAQPPRKDNYVGLDSSTTDDHGNPVPDVHWSIGDRARSTIRAANEKQRDILDELGASVEWTVGPENTGPAFHHMGTTRMSDDPEAGVVDPQLRTHDHRNLSIASSSTFVHGGALNPTLTIAALALKCAEHVHERL; via the coding sequence ATGAGTCCGGCGTCGAGCGGCGATGGCGCAGGGACCGGCGACGTGGACGACGGCGGGGTGGGCGACGGTCGGGATCGGCGTGCGAGCGAGCGCGTGGACGTCTGCGTCGTCGGCGCGGGCCCGGCGGGTGGCCTCGTCGCCGACCGCCTGGCGAGTGCCGGCCACGACGTCGTGGTCCTCGAAGCCGGGCCGCGGTTCGACCCGGCGGACCGCGTCGCCCAGGTCGAGCGCGCCATCCGGCCGAGCTATCACCCGGACGAGGTCTGGGAGATGGGCGGGGAGCGCGACGCGTACACGTCGAGTGGCGAGAAGGGGTACCCGCTGAACGCGGCGCGCGTGAAGGGCGTTGGCGGGTCGACGTTGCACTGGCAGGGGATGGTGTTCCGCCTCCACGAGCGCGACTTCGACGAACACGCGCGCGCCGCCGGCGTCGACCCGTGGCCGATCGCGTACGACGACCTGCGGCCGTACTACGCGACCGCCGAGGACGAACTCGGCGTCGCCGGGACCGCGGGCGACAACCCGTTCGCGCCGCCACGCGAGGACCCGTACCCGATGCCGGGGTTCCCGCCGTCGTACTCGGACTCGCTGTTCGCCGAGGCCTGCGACGCGCTCGAAGTCGCGATGCACACGGTGCCGAACGCGCGGAACTCCGAGACGCGGGACGGCCGACCGGCCTGCCAGGGGTGGGGGACGTGCAAGCCGGTCTGCCCGAGCGGCGCGAAGTACGACGCCACCGTGCACGTCGAACGCGCCGCGGAGGTGGGGGCGCGCGTCGTCGACCACGCGCCCGTCCAGCGTCTCGAACACGACAGCGGCGGTGACGCCGTGACCGCGGCCGTGTATGCGACGCCCGACGGCGAGGAGCACCGTCAGGAAGCCCGCGAGTTCGTTCTCGCCGCCGGCGGCGTCGAGATACCGCGCCTCCTCCTACTCTCCGCGAGCGAGCGGTATCCGCGAGGGCTCGCGAACACATCGGGACTCGTCGGGAAGTACTTCCACGAGCACCTGTTCGCGGGGATGGGCGGGACGCTCGACGAACCCACCAGACAGAACCACGTCGGGTTCCTGACGAGCGAGACCCACCAGTTCTACGACGACGCCGACGCGGACCGCGGCCCGTTCAAGCTCGAATTCCTGAACTACGCCGGCCCCAGCCCGGTCGAACTCGCGCTCGGCGCGGACTCGTTCGGCGACGACCTCCTCGAGGAGTTGCGAGCGAGCTACGGGAACGCCATCGCGATGGGCGGGCTCGCCGCGCAACCCCCTCGCAAGGACAACTACGTCGGACTCGACTCCTCGACCACGGACGACCACGGCAACCCCGTCCCGGACGTCCACTGGTCGATCGGCGACCGCGCACGAAGCACCATTCGGGCCGCCAACGAGAAACAGCGCGATATCCTCGACGAACTCGGCGCGAGCGTCGAGTGGACCGTCGGCCCCGAGAACACCGGCCCCGCCTTCCACCACATGGGGACGACGCGGATGAGCGACGATCCCGAAGCCGGCGTCGTCGACCCCCAGTTGCGCACGCACGACCACCGGAACCTCTCGATAGCGTCCTCCTCGACGTTCGTCCACGGCGGCGCGCTCAACCCGACGCTCACCATCGCCGCGCTCGCGCTCAAGTGCGCCGAGCACGTCCACGAACGACTCTGA
- the hisC gene encoding histidinol-phosphate transaminase: MQPRDLSAHVPYEAGRGIEEVARDLGMEPGDLVKLASNENPFGPPDDAVSAIKRAAEHAASYPKAAHTDLTDAIADRHGVEPAQIWLANGGDGALDYLARAALDPGDDVLVPDPGFAYYGMSARFHHGDVESYELSRPEFAQDADVVCDQYDGERVVYLTSPHNPTGGVFELGDVVEIADRTDEETLVVVDEAYVEYADTQSGVSLLGGDGATEHAFAERDDVAVLRTFSKAFGLAGVRLGYAVVPRGWADAYARVNTPFAASELACRAGLAALDADEHVEQSVETARWSRQYMRDALDAPVWESQGNFVLVDVADARGPESASAVASELQERGVIVRDCTSFGLPGCIRVTCGTESETERAVDAINEVLAE, translated from the coding sequence ATGCAACCACGGGACCTCTCCGCCCACGTCCCCTACGAGGCCGGACGCGGGATCGAGGAGGTCGCACGGGACCTCGGCATGGAACCCGGCGACCTCGTCAAGCTCGCGTCCAACGAGAACCCATTCGGGCCGCCCGACGACGCCGTCTCGGCGATCAAGCGCGCCGCCGAGCACGCGGCGTCGTACCCGAAGGCAGCGCACACCGACCTCACCGACGCGATCGCCGACCGCCACGGCGTCGAGCCCGCGCAGATCTGGCTCGCCAACGGCGGCGACGGCGCGCTCGACTACCTCGCACGCGCTGCGCTCGACCCAGGCGACGACGTCCTGGTACCGGACCCCGGCTTCGCGTACTACGGGATGAGCGCGCGCTTCCACCACGGCGACGTGGAGTCCTACGAGCTCTCTCGGCCCGAGTTCGCGCAGGACGCCGACGTCGTCTGCGACCAGTACGACGGCGAGCGCGTCGTCTACCTCACCAGTCCGCACAACCCGACGGGGGGCGTGTTCGAACTCGGTGACGTCGTCGAGATCGCCGACCGGACCGACGAGGAGACGCTCGTCGTCGTCGACGAGGCGTACGTCGAGTACGCCGACACCCAGAGCGGCGTCTCGCTCCTCGGCGGCGACGGCGCAACCGAGCACGCGTTCGCCGAACGCGACGACGTCGCGGTCCTGCGGACGTTCTCGAAGGCGTTCGGGCTGGCCGGCGTCCGCCTCGGGTACGCCGTCGTCCCGCGAGGATGGGCGGACGCGTACGCGAGAGTAAATACACCCTTTGCGGCGAGCGAACTCGCGTGTCGCGCCGGCCTCGCCGCACTCGACGCCGACGAGCACGTCGAACAGAGCGTCGAGACCGCTCGATGGTCTCGACAGTATATGCGTGACGCACTCGACGCGCCGGTCTGGGAGAGCCAGGGGAACTTCGTCCTCGTCGACGTCGCCGACGCCCGCGGCCCGGAGAGCGCCAGCGCCGTCGCGAGCGAACTCCAGGAACGCGGCGTCATCGTCCGGGACTGCACGAGCTTCGGCCTTCCCGGCTGCATTCGCGTCACCTGCGGGACCGAGAGCGAGACCGAGCGCGCAGTCGACGCGATCAACGAGGTGCTCGCGGAGTGA
- a CDS encoding adenylate kinase family protein → MTGSDDPTRVGVTGTPGTGKSTATDRFRERVDAGEYAGIDSGSVDVVHLNDVVQDAELYDDVDEERDSVVVDLDALAAWVDDHVGATDASVVVLDSHLAHHLALDRVVVLRCHPETLAERLADRGEPDAKAVENAESEALDVVLGESVDAHGTDSVYEIETTDRTPEAVADAIAAVVGGDREPSAGTVDYIEYL, encoded by the coding sequence GTGACCGGCAGCGACGACCCGACCCGCGTTGGCGTGACTGGGACGCCCGGCACCGGGAAGTCGACCGCGACCGACCGGTTCCGCGAACGCGTCGACGCTGGCGAGTACGCCGGCATCGACAGCGGAAGCGTCGACGTCGTGCACCTGAACGACGTCGTGCAGGACGCGGAGCTCTACGACGACGTCGACGAGGAACGGGACAGCGTCGTCGTCGACCTGGACGCGCTCGCCGCGTGGGTGGACGACCACGTCGGCGCGACCGACGCGAGCGTCGTCGTCCTCGACTCGCACCTCGCACATCACCTCGCGCTCGACCGCGTCGTCGTCCTCCGGTGTCATCCCGAGACGCTGGCGGAGCGACTCGCCGACCGCGGCGAACCCGACGCGAAGGCCGTGGAGAACGCCGAGAGCGAAGCGCTCGACGTCGTCCTCGGCGAGAGCGTCGACGCCCACGGTACCGACTCCGTGTACGAGATCGAGACGACCGACCGGACGCCAGAGGCCGTCGCGGACGCCATCGCCGCCGTCGTCGGCGGCGACCGCGAACCCAGCGCCGGCACCGTCGACTACATCGAATACCTATGA
- a CDS encoding twin-arginine translocation signal domain-containing protein, producing MELTRRDAMGALAAAGVAVGASVVADRWMGEDADPPEFDEHALATTIAVGRAVYPSDVENVESFVRTYALTRSEDDDAYRAGMADAVAALDDYAREWRDAAYVDLGPETAETVLHEMGVDVEDPDPEGVPAERVRFYLVNELLYALYTTDTGGALVGVENPQGYPGGTDSYQRGPNRSQELEGGGDSTRQSEFAGGEDA from the coding sequence ATGGAGTTGACGCGCCGGGACGCGATGGGGGCGCTCGCGGCCGCAGGCGTCGCCGTCGGCGCGAGCGTCGTCGCGGACCGCTGGATGGGCGAGGACGCGGATCCGCCCGAGTTCGACGAGCACGCGCTCGCGACGACGATCGCGGTCGGCCGCGCTGTCTACCCGAGCGACGTGGAGAACGTCGAGTCGTTCGTCCGCACGTACGCGCTCACGCGAAGCGAGGACGACGACGCGTACCGCGCGGGGATGGCCGACGCCGTAGCCGCGCTCGACGACTACGCGCGCGAGTGGCGGGACGCGGCGTACGTCGACCTCGGGCCGGAGACGGCCGAGACCGTCCTCCACGAGATGGGCGTGGACGTCGAGGACCCCGACCCCGAGGGCGTTCCCGCCGAGCGCGTCCGGTTCTACCTCGTGAACGAACTCCTGTACGCGCTGTACACGACCGATACCGGCGGCGCACTCGTCGGCGTCGAGAACCCCCAGGGGTACCCCGGCGGTACCGACAGCTACCAGCGCGGCCCGAATCGGTCGCAGGAACTCGAAGGCGGTGGCGACTCGACCCGACAGAGCGAGTTCGCTGGTGGGGAGGACGCATGA
- a CDS encoding fumarylacetoacetate hydrolase family protein, with protein MKHVRFRDPAGAIRRGTWHDDGTVSFADQRYDREAVDVLAPTEPSKVVCVGRNYVEHADEMDSDVPDRPLLFLKPPNAVASHGSDVRLPAGKDRLDFEAELGVVVGEQASHLDVDSAMDAVAGFTCVNDLSNRDDQREETNWVRGKAFDGAAPIGPVVATPDEVPDDAYVRSYLNGDRKQDGSLDQMVFSVPELLAEITTYLTLEPGDVVATGTPAGVGRLEDGDAVRVEVEGVGALEHTVSVPGA; from the coding sequence ATGAAGCACGTTCGATTCCGCGATCCCGCAGGCGCAATCCGTCGCGGGACCTGGCACGACGACGGCACCGTCTCGTTCGCCGACCAGCGCTACGACCGAGAGGCCGTCGACGTCCTCGCGCCGACCGAGCCGTCGAAGGTCGTCTGCGTCGGCCGGAACTACGTCGAGCACGCCGACGAGATGGACAGCGACGTCCCCGACCGTCCGCTGCTCTTCCTCAAACCGCCGAACGCGGTGGCGAGCCACGGGAGCGACGTGCGGCTGCCCGCGGGGAAGGACCGACTGGACTTCGAGGCCGAACTCGGCGTCGTCGTCGGCGAACAAGCGAGCCATCTCGACGTCGACTCGGCGATGGACGCCGTCGCCGGGTTCACGTGCGTGAACGACCTCTCGAACCGCGACGACCAGCGCGAGGAGACGAACTGGGTGCGAGGGAAGGCGTTCGACGGCGCCGCCCCCATCGGCCCCGTCGTCGCGACGCCGGACGAAGTCCCCGACGACGCGTACGTTCGTTCGTACCTGAACGGCGACCGCAAGCAGGACGGCTCGCTCGACCAGATGGTGTTCTCCGTGCCGGAACTGCTCGCGGAGATCACGACGTACCTCACGCTCGAACCGGGCGACGTCGTCGCGACCGGCACGCCCGCGGGCGTCGGCCGTCTCGAGGACGGCGACGCTGTCCGCGTGGAGGTCGAGGGCGTCGGCGCGCTCGAACACACCGTCTCGGTCCCCGGCGCCTGA
- a CDS encoding CDP-alcohol phosphatidyltransferase family protein, which yields MTLDQLRPKITRLLDPWVRAAQALGLSPDGVSVVAFALALAAGGLYWYAGPAVADASLAYAVGAVCVAMNGWLDVVDGALAREQDVASDGGDLLDHVLDRYADVAIIAGLAAGIDRYDLGLAAVTGVLLTSYLGTQAQAVGLDRVYAGVLGRADRLALAGVVGLAVAVYPTQLYGLTLVGWLLVVFAVVGHVTAVQRFWGAWSRLE from the coding sequence ATGACCCTCGACCAGCTCCGCCCCAAGATAACGCGCCTCCTCGACCCGTGGGTCCGCGCCGCGCAAGCGCTCGGACTGAGTCCCGACGGCGTCAGCGTCGTCGCGTTCGCGCTCGCGCTCGCCGCCGGCGGCCTCTACTGGTACGCCGGGCCCGCAGTCGCGGACGCCTCGCTCGCGTACGCCGTCGGCGCGGTCTGCGTCGCCATGAACGGCTGGCTGGACGTCGTCGACGGCGCGCTCGCCCGCGAACAGGACGTCGCGAGCGACGGCGGCGACCTCCTGGATCACGTCCTCGACCGGTACGCCGACGTCGCGATCATCGCCGGCCTCGCTGCCGGCATCGACCGGTACGACCTCGGACTCGCCGCCGTCACCGGCGTCCTCCTCACGTCCTACCTCGGGACGCAAGCTCAGGCCGTCGGTCTCGACCGCGTCTATGCAGGCGTCCTCGGCCGTGCAGACCGTCTCGCGCTCGCCGGCGTCGTCGGTCTCGCCGTCGCCGTCTACCCAACGCAACTGTACGGGCTGACGCTCGTCGGCTGGCTGCTCGTCGTCTTCGCGGTCGTCGGACACGTCACCGCAGTCCAGCGGTTCTGGGGCGCCTGGTCGCGGCTGGAATAG
- a CDS encoding Na+/H+ antiporter NhaC family protein translates to MSSLSFEPLAYEDIDPERRPSLRQALVPVLGIVLFLSIGSGYLELAPHAPLLWSVVLTGLVGKYWLGYSWDDLYDGAAQSLLTGLQSILLLFVIYALIATWIAAGTIPGLMQYGLEVLTPTVFLPVTAVLAGVVAFAIGSSWTTAGTLGVAFVGIGSGLGIPVPMTAGAILSGAYAGDKQSPLSDTTNLAAAVTDTDLYDHIRGMRNGTLLAFGLSVALYAALGLRAGGAIPAGQVAEIQGALGGAYDLSLLVFVPLAVTFGLALAGYPALPTLVAGVFAGTTTSVVVQGVDFTTAWTVFLNGTSPETGVEVVDGLLASGGLAGSAWTISVVVLALSLGGLLERTGVLAVLAHEVASLVSDRRSLVASTGASAVLVNVFSAQQYMSIVVPGMTLRNLYDEYDLDSADLSRAIESAGTPTGALIPWHAGGVYMAGVLGVAPWAGAWGLAGFAPYYFFAFLSPLVLFASTLVGRGFVTTPAEADQSSPAVADD, encoded by the coding sequence GTGTCATCGCTCTCGTTCGAACCGCTCGCGTACGAGGACATCGACCCCGAGCGGCGTCCGAGCCTTCGGCAGGCGCTCGTTCCCGTGCTGGGCATCGTCCTCTTCCTGAGTATCGGATCCGGCTACCTCGAGCTCGCACCGCACGCGCCGCTGCTCTGGAGCGTCGTCCTGACCGGCCTCGTCGGCAAGTACTGGCTCGGCTACTCGTGGGACGACCTCTACGACGGCGCCGCGCAGAGCCTCCTCACGGGCCTCCAGTCGATACTCCTCCTGTTCGTCATCTACGCCCTCATCGCGACGTGGATCGCCGCCGGCACCATCCCCGGCCTCATGCAGTACGGACTTGAGGTCCTGACGCCAACCGTGTTCCTCCCCGTCACCGCCGTCCTCGCCGGGGTCGTCGCGTTCGCCATCGGGTCCTCGTGGACCACGGCGGGGACGCTCGGCGTCGCATTCGTCGGCATCGGCTCCGGCCTCGGCATCCCGGTGCCGATGACCGCGGGCGCCATCCTCTCCGGCGCGTACGCCGGCGACAAGCAGTCGCCGCTCTCGGACACCACGAACCTCGCCGCCGCCGTCACCGACACCGACCTCTACGACCACATCCGTGGGATGCGCAACGGGACCCTGCTCGCGTTCGGCCTCTCCGTCGCGCTCTACGCCGCCCTCGGACTGCGCGCCGGCGGGGCCATTCCCGCCGGGCAAGTCGCCGAGATCCAGGGCGCGCTCGGCGGCGCGTACGACCTCTCCCTACTCGTGTTCGTGCCGCTGGCCGTGACGTTCGGACTGGCGCTCGCCGGCTACCCCGCGCTCCCGACGCTCGTCGCCGGCGTCTTCGCCGGCACCACCACCAGCGTGGTCGTCCAGGGCGTCGACTTCACGACCGCGTGGACGGTGTTCCTGAACGGAACGAGCCCCGAGACGGGCGTCGAGGTCGTCGACGGCCTCCTCGCGAGTGGTGGCCTCGCCGGCTCCGCGTGGACGATCTCCGTCGTCGTCCTCGCGCTCTCGCTCGGTGGCCTGCTCGAGCGCACCGGTGTCCTCGCCGTGCTCGCCCACGAGGTCGCATCCCTCGTCTCCGACCGCCGGAGCCTCGTCGCGAGCACCGGCGCCTCCGCCGTCCTCGTGAACGTCTTCTCCGCACAGCAGTACATGAGCATCGTCGTCCCGGGGATGACGCTCCGAAACCTCTACGACGAGTACGACCTCGACTCCGCGGACCTCTCCCGGGCCATCGAATCCGCGGGAACGCCCACGGGCGCGCTCATCCCGTGGCACGCCGGCGGCGTCTACATGGCGGGCGTCCTCGGCGTCGCCCCCTGGGCGGGCGCGTGGGGGCTCGCCGGGTTCGCGCCGTACTACTTCTTCGCGTTCCTGTCGCCGCTCGTCCTCTTCGCGAGCACTCTGGTCGGTCGCGGGTTCGTGACGACGCCAGCGGAGGCGGACCAGTCGTCTCCCGCCGTGGCTGACGACTGA